Genomic window (Wyeomyia smithii strain HCP4-BCI-WySm-NY-G18 unplaced genomic scaffold, ASM2978416v1 HiC_scaffold_253, whole genome shotgun sequence):
tggctcaaagctaggagaattattcatctaggttcactatgaaaaatTCCCAATtctggtgtcgattggaatggCCCCCCGCTCTGTCGGACCCCTCTCTTTGTGTcaaagtcaggcaatttttgttcaaaaatccgtttttctttttcttacaattcatagatgtaggacgtccgcaaaatactgatagatgattttaaaagaaaataaaccaaggaatccaaaaaaaataaaatttttgactggaagtgttgccagatagattatttttgtatttgaaaactaaatttacatttttcggcaaatgcacccatttttatttttaatttgataatttcatcgtgttccttggaaaatttcacgtaaaaaacaactatcatcccgaggtaatatgagccaatctcgagatataacatttttacgaaaatagtcgTAAATTTCGtagttaatttattttatagtttatagccgtaagactcccgaaaaatagtgatgagtgaattttgaagaaaataaaccaaggaattcagaaaaaatattattttagaccagaagtgttgccagatagattatttttctattttaaaactaaatttgcattttcggcaaatgtagcttagtttattttaaatttgaaaatttcatcgtgtttctcggaaaattttacgtaagaaacacttatcactcgtgataatatgagccaatctcgagatatagcatttttacgaaaaactaatttaaaaccatttttgtaaaaatgctatatctcgagattggctcatattaccacggagtgataagtgttttatatgtaaaattttccgagaaacacgatgaaaccttcaaatttaaaataaactcagctacattcgccgaaaaatgcaaatttagttttaaaatagaaaaataatctatctggcaacacttccagtcaaaaatattatttttttctggattctttggtttattttcttcaaaattcactcatctttatttttcgggtgtcttacggctattaactataaaataaattaactaCGAAATTTACGACTATTTTCGTAagaatgttatatctcgagattggctcatattacctcgggatgatagttgtatcttacgtgaaatttcccaaggaacacgatgaaattatcaaatttaaaataaaaatcggtgcatttgccgaaaaatgtaaatttagttttcaaatagaaaaattatctatctggcaacacttccagttaaaaatttcattttattggattccttggtttattttcatataaaatcatctatcagtattttgcggacgtcctacatctatgaattgtaagaaaaagaaaaacggagttttaaacaaaaattgcctgactttgtcacacagagaggggtcccacagagcggggggtattccaatcgacaccaacattgggattttttcatagtgaacctagatgaataatttctCCAGCTTTGAGCcgaatccgtgatggtcgtgtccaagtttattcttttccgtggtcacttcgtatggaatgacccatacatatatacgtcataacaaattttgttacaaTGATTATTTCGGAGAtggaaaaacgaaataaaacaacactcatgtattttttctatttcttgagTGACCTATAACGACCTAGACGCTCGATATGGACTACTTTGCGGAATTCAAGTCGTTATTAAGTTcacttgatgagttttggttcaataatccgaGAGTATCCGGAACAGAACCGGTACAGGCCTGCTTGTGTTTCTAAGTACTGCaatgatcatggccattatattacaggaATGTGTTTCTGCCATAAATCCGAAACCGGTTTAGCAATAGCAAATGTCCTTATTGGCAACAAAAAACATAATACCTTGCTTTTGAAAGTTattgagtaagaattggttgaaggaacgacgagaaagCTGCCAAAAACGAACTGCCTAAGCGGAACGGGCTTGTACCGCTACAATTATGAACAACCCTGAACctcccaatgacccggaagacaaaagtacgttatagaaatacaataaaaaaaaaactccggataatcgaaccattttctccggataatcgagccccggttaatcgagcccccggataatcgagtctccggataatcgagtccgacctgtatagtaaactttttatactttttgacaatttgcgattatgtgggtcatttatacaaacaattgttccgaagacactattaagctaggatgaaggtgaaaggcgctatggaattaagttccacttttcgccttattggaccactgtgcaccgccGTTAATGATTTTGAGTCGACCTGTGCAAAAAAAGTTCCAGTTGTGCATGCaggattttttttggtagaaaGCATTGCTATAAAAAATACTTTTCTTGAATAAATAAAAGTAGATTGGAAATCATATGTTTGGTAATTTTGAACTCAAACAGAAATCGTTATCAGCACGTGTGTTTGTGAACGAagaactaacaaaatgtaaacaaatcgttttattacgccattggtttcaaaaagacttacaaaattcatggcaaaaatcctttcttttgtataaatcgataaaattatttgaatcaagttTTCAGTGAAGGGCGAAAAAACAGTTTACcgaaaacaaaagatactttggaactaggacctttacattgttttgaagcaacgagcttatttgcgaaatatttcgtaaacaggcgacagtaaagggcggatcaacatTGTTTTCCAAATAAAGGCGCATTTGAAGGGGCGCAAGGGCGCAgctgaagaaaaaattaaaacaaggcgaaagaaaggtgggcgaatctcgttgtcggaatgctttaaggctcatTTGAAAAGGGTTAGAAGAAAAGCGCAAATTTTAGCCATAAATCCACAAATTTAATGTAATATTGCTAGGAAACTATACGACaggtttattttacgtcgatttttggtattgatgttaatgttagtcacaTCGTTTTAAATTACGATTTaaaaatgtacttgcaaattttcaaactgatattccccaatgtttatctgcaaattttcaaactgatattccccaatgtttatcttttgccagttgcgcccttatcgcaaatcactccggaagTATTCTCCTGATAGTAATATTTCACCACCTGACATTCCCGCACGTTTTGGTCATCCACCGACAAATCAACCCGTCACACAGTGACTGGTCTCTgaacaaaagtcggaaaaaaccAAAAAGTCTTCTCTAAATGACAGGAAATAACATCGAAAACCAAAGCCTTGGTActtcattccgattcggaacttgatcttctgtttattatacatacacagacttcgcagccaactgttaagtgtacctgtgcaggacaattgtggggctagcgctacgatcctactgacactagcagtctcccccgagccgagactcgaacctacgataacTGGCGTACCTCGAGCTGTGAGGCTAAatatattattacaattttggggTGGTTTACTCATTTCTGATACTATACTAGATACCGGAGCCAGCCACGGTACAATCTCGCAAATTGACGTCACTGAAAACTACGCGTATTCGTTTGGAGCAACGCTGTTGGAAGAGGGCGAGTTGGTAAACGCCTGTCGAGGACTGAACAACAGCCAACAGCGTAGCCAGAAACTTTCGCTGCAAGCCGCAATGTGCCGAGATAAAAAATGGAGTATTCTGGTGGACGATtgtgaggtgaccgaaaggtggcCCACTTGAATGGCGTACAGCAAGAGAACCAAGATTGCGGTGGAAGTGACATCGTCGATGCAACAGAGGACGGACACGTTCCACTccaacgataggcgaagttaagAATGTTGTCAAGTGGCTGAAGAACAACGAATCGGTCGGCAGAAATAGTGTCGGAGCGGAGTTTATCAAGATGGGCCCGGATAAGTTTGCCGAGTGCCTGTATCTACCAATTGTTATGATTTGGGAAACCGAGAAGCGGAAGAATGGAGTTATATGCCCTATCCACAAAAAAACGACAACCTAGACTGTGagaactatcgtgcgatcatcatcctgaatgccgcctacgaAATATTTTCTCAAGTTATCAAGACTTAGtaaaaagccatttttcaacGGACCAGATTCATCTTGCGGCAGATCCTTCAAAGGTACTGTGAATACGCAGTCCACACGCACCATCTATTAATCGATTTGAAAGCCGCATTTGATACAATTGACTAGAAAGAGCTGGGAAAGATCATGGACGAGAACGGCTTTTCCGGGAATGGATAGGTATCAGTGCTGAGTGAGGATTTCGGGTCAATTATCCGGCTCATTCGAATCTCGCAAGGGATTTCTGTAAGGTAATGGTCTCTCTTGTCTAATGTTGAACATTGCTCAAGAAGGTGTTATGCAACGAGTGGCGTTCAACATGCAGGGTACGATTTTCAACCGATCCAACATACTTATTTGCTTTGCCGATATCGTAGACGTTGTCGTCAAAATATTGGAGGCGGTGACAGAGCAGTACACCAGCCAATATAGCGAGAAAAAGAATGTAGTACTGAAgcttaacacttgcgtacccgacCCCTCCGTATCCGAAATAATGAAAATTCTCTTACCTGCTATTACGCAagatctgaaccgattttgatcgaacctttttaaaaagatcacaaatttatcatagtttttgtgACAGTAGGgaacatttcgaaattttccgttgttccggatttatcgaggggaaccgtggggtaagtTCCTCTTCaagagacacaggctagattaAACATGGTAGCGAAACCTTGTTTGCaatatatcaaactttaagtttttgcaaaacaacactctTGGCGAtcggtattttcattttttcggctccGGAAGGGTCGGGTACGTAAGTGTTAATACGTCAAAAACGAAGAACATGCTGGCTGGCGGAACTGAGCGCGACAGGGCTTGCTTAGGCAGTAATGCGACGATTAACGGCGTAAGTTCAAGGTACTCGACGTATTCGGTTTGGTAACATCGGAAAACGATACCAGTCATTAGTTCTGGAGCAGTATTATTATCAACGGGCTTCAATAGCATCTGCGGTTGAACAGACTTTGCCCTCGCACAAAGTGTTCCTGTATAGAACACCTATAAgaccggtttttttttctacgggcatgagacgtggacactGCTCGACAAGGACCTGCGAGTACTGGGAGATGACGGGTGTTAGGAGCTATCTTCCGTGAAGTGTAGGAGGTCGGAGCGTGGCGGCGAAGGATGTTACACGAGCTCAAGCCGAGCTCAAGCCACCAGTACTTCGAAGGTAGCCTAAGCGGGACAGATACGTGGGGCAGAACATGTTGCACTGGAAGGCTGGACAACTATCCTGCAAAACTTACGTCCGTTGGAAATCCGGTTGGTACGCGACGAAGAGGAGTACATCGAGTAGATCAAGTGGAGCAAGACCTTGCAAGCATTGAATATCCGTGAAATAGAGGAAATAACCAAGGAACCAAGTTGACTGGAGGAGTTTTGTCCAACAAATTGTATCTTAATGACGTTACGCCAAACAAAGTAAGTAAAAGCATCAAAATGTTAGAACAGTCTAGATGGAGACTATATCGAAAACTGATTTTTatggtaattattttaattattgcGGGGCTatgattctactgacactaacagtatctTCCGAACCGGGactcaaacataaaaaaatattgattgtaaaaaatacttttgaCTACGAAAAATTGTAAATGAACACTTTGCtctacacaaaaaagttaatttttgtaatttgttttcttgaaattaaaacaaaacttttggtaaaaagttcaagagaaagaaatgaaatacaattttcttaaaaaaagtttagattttgaaaatatatacaatatccagatttttaaaaatattcattttccaatgattttaaacgattcaggtagtcatttcaaatcaaacattTTGTATTAATACAAGAAAGAGTTGAACTTTTCCTTGAGGTTTAATATTTGTTGAAACTTGACGTTATTTGTTGAAAGAAAAGAAAGCAATAATCAGTATTCAGTATTCTAAAATTATTGATTAAACCTAATTAAAAAGTTGTGCTAAATTGCAAAGTAGTTTTATAGCAGTTTAAAAAGGTTGATGTTCTTTTCCGGTTTTCATCGAACCAAACTTTAGTGACGATCGAGCAAAACTTTAGTGACAAGACCGAAGCATATTGCCAAAAGGTAAACCAAAAACCTGCTTGTAGTATTGGTTGTCAAACCCGAAAAAAAGATCTTCGTTTTGGCAAAGGTTTCGGTTGCGACGCAACAACATGTTTTCTAAAACTCCTCATGGACAAATCGTGCATGAAGCATATTGTGCATTTTGACAAACTTCCTATTTCATGAATGGCTGGTATCACTACGGGCAACAATGAAAGCCAATAACTAACGAGCGGAAAAAGCGTTCCACGTGCTCATAAAATTGAAACCGAAACCGAAGCTGTTGACATAGAGATTATTTCCCGCAGGCAACATTGTGTTTTCGTTGTTCCCACCGCCTCTCCGTTATCAAAACAACTTTTTTCCTCGCTGTGTTCACCCAAAAACCCACTCCCTCTACGGCGGAAGTGATTCCGCAAATTTACATAAATTTTCCCTTTAGTCCCCCCATCAGCTGGAACCCTCAACTCGATAGTCCCTACCTCCCACCACGATATGCAATCTTCTCACATTCTCGGCAAGCTTTTCGCTGGACCCATCATCGTCTCATGTGTCTTCTTTCTTCGCAGATACCTTCAAAGCTGCCGGGATATTGGCATGCAGAGCTCGGGCGTGTCGCTAAGCACCCGACAGCTGGTGGATTTCGGCCTTCAAGTGGCCCGTGGCATCTCGCATCTTCATTCACTCGGTGTGCTGCACAAGGATGTCGCTACCAGGAACTGTGTGTAAGTATGCTGGTGGATGATGAACGGGAGGAATCGGTTTTCGTTCGATCTCATTTTGAGACGTACAAATAGTCCACTGAAAGAATAGTTTGATAGTACTATAAAAAGTAGAGAGGGATGAGGAACTTATCAACTCGCGCGACAACAATCAGGACTTAAACTTAGAATAATAACTCAAATCAGTTTCTATCGTAAATTTCAAAGCAGTGTGAATTTTTGTCCCGCAGTGCTCTAAGGTTCATTTTCTCTATACTTACCAAACTATGAAATCAGAATAAATGGCAGACATTAATAGCGCTTCTCTTCTCTACGTGCGTGCTTACAGGCTCGATTCGGAGCAAAATGTACGAGTCTGTGATAACGCTTTGTCGCGTGACGTGTTCCCAAATGATTACCACTGTCTCGGTGATAACGAAAACCGGCCGATTAAATGGATGGCACTGGAAACGTTAGAGAAAAAATTCTACACAACGTCGAGCGACATCTGGAGTCTAGGAGTTCTGTTATGGGAGCTGGCCACACTTGCTGCAATGCCATTCGAGGTAAGTTAACATTTATCGATGCGAAAAAATCCAATCGTGTTCAACTATTGTTCTGCCCCTTCTAAAGTGAACTCTCATTTCGTTGCAATTGTTTCGAAATCGATGTATTATTCTCAAAGAgtgtataagaaaaaaaataaggtTTATAGAAAAATACACAACAACATCTTCGCAAAAAATCATACTTGTTGCTACTTTGTCTGTTAATAATAAGTGAACATTTAGCCCGCACGTCCTACGCGCATTACAACcaaaactttttcaattattaatatGCATTTGGCGCCAAACAGTTTTAAACACTGAAACTAGAGCAATAATATAGTCGTTTCGTGCATCATCCATTTATTGCCAGGAAATAAGCCACCGCGTTCACCATCATGTATATGCATCACGAATCTCTGCTGATT
Coding sequences:
- the LOC129733739 gene encoding tyrosine-protein kinase Dnt-like, with product MQSSGVSLSTRQLVDFGLQVARGISHLHSLGVLHKDVATRNCVLDSEQNVRVCDNALSRDVFPNDYHCLGDNENRPIKWMALETLEKKFYTTSSDIWSLGVLLWELATLAAMPFEVS